The following proteins are encoded in a genomic region of Toxotes jaculatrix isolate fToxJac2 chromosome 3, fToxJac2.pri, whole genome shotgun sequence:
- the cfap20dc gene encoding uncharacterized protein C3orf67 homolog isoform X1, which translates to MFRNNYQGGAVVEIFSGQGKDPVAKWKLCGGPSAIYKEYNKEVKGFVYCLEGSSQTVKMQMPENGKMSLGLLQRFLVLQVNIPQCKDFSIELVITDSEHLKRRLHLSTVHRELTSTLLHAKIPFVGLKRNIWSALCIDLASFTAELFKGFLTLDGITLFATCKVRRIFTMKTEPTGMSDDDMFLSGAALMDLIPRSCQFPPDVNHVTQMLNMENLQKADMKTGLVNSDCVPDQSGTARSTSYRQTRAQGVLYTASGSRVLGPPPQTGRKSSTVSGGMDSVLFISNTGSSFSRMNQKVSAESQSISKLSENLSHGQPSFSLHEVHSDAVPGHHRKRSKTREKRTLPASRQEGRQQPLILTEKTEHLTADEHSFSLAKESSRAAPTPAESLSSSIRPGLSSDLQVWSSWESNEGSEPQLALQEEVFIFSSQPHSPKRGQGQGDQEKMEMGDDQVQSKSGRRYEAQPEDDFIGSESDEDESYTMFQQQRTSAESSPATPRTPDTTSNVQHQVHPKSQTMDQTSQKELSPATTSIHTHSPPSGRAELAGIIPTRCLSPSVTPSRQEYKCGPRESEVLSQVLDGNSSVTLSRRLLQEVKLNDSPQHKERGDETLKPVDSSLYDLHLLGSLRMDGDDDEELRMLASLKREQEEDECRASGLSASQIHQCNVSISMSSDDTSTWTHISMPANQGHHYQNEMNPLLHSNPREWMDVLSPPIIPPRQRRRSGNTRNNRENLVGGTVTLILFLLPPDTLLCPLKSGRWQTIQSFNINHTNNEEESEDEYLNLLYDPCLKCYFDPKTGKYYELA; encoded by the exons ATGTTCAGGAATAATTATCAG GGTGGTGCTGTGGTTGAGATCTTCAGCGGACAGGGAAAAGACCCTGTAGCAAAATGGAAACTCTGCGGAGGGCCGTCAGCCATATACAAG gagtatAATAAAGAAGTTAAAGGATTTGTTTACTGTCTGGAGGGAAGCAGCCAGACAGTCAAGATGCAAATGCCAGAGAATGGGAAAATGTCTC TTGGGCTTCTCCAAAGATTCTTGGTCCTTCAAGTGAATATTCCTCAGTGCAAAGATTTTTCCATTGAGCTTGT GATAACTGATTCAGAGCACTTGAAAAGAAGACTTCACTTGTCAACGGTGCATAGAGAGCTGACTTCCACACTTTTACATGCAAAGATACCTTTTGTGGGACTGAAACGAAATATT TGGTCTGCTTTGTGCATCGACCTTGCATCATTCACTGCTGAACTGTTCAAGGGATTTTTGACTCTGGATGGCATCACTTTGTTTGCTACTTGTAAAGTCCGCAGAATCTTCACCATGAAAACAGAGCCTACAGGAATGTCAGATGACG ATATGTTTCTCAGTGGAGCTGCTCTCATGGACTTGATCCCTCGCAGCTGCCAGTTCCCACCAGATGTAAACCATGTAACTCAGATGCTGAACATGGAGAATTTGCAGAAGGCAGATATGAAGACTGGCCTTGTGAATTCTGACTGTG TTCCTGATCAGTCTGGCACTGCCAGATCAACCAGCTATCGGCAAACCAGGGCCCAAGGTGTTTTATACACAGCCTCAGGCTCCAGGGTTTTAGGACCACCTCCTCAGACTGGAAGAAAAAGCAGTACGGTCTCAGGTGGAATGGATAGTGTACTCTTTATCTCAAATACG GGATCCTCATTCAGTAGAATGAACCAAAAAGTTTCTGCGGAAAGTCAGAGCATTTCCAAGCTGAGTGAGAATTTATCACATGGACAGCCTTCATTCAGTCTTCATGAAG TCCATTCAGATGCTGTGCCTGGTCACCACAGAAAGAGGAGTAAAACCAGGGAGAAGCGCACTCTTCCAGCCAGTAGGCAAGAGGGCAGGCAGCAACCTCTGATCCtaacagaaaagacagagcaCCTAACAGCAG ATGAGCATAGCTTCAGTCTCGCAAAGGAAAGTTCCAGAGCCGCTCCCACCCCTGCAGAGTCTCTCTCCAGCTCGATCCGGCCTGGTTTGTCTTCTGACCTACAGGTCTGGAGCAGCTGGGAGAGTAATGAGGGGTCCGAGCCCCAGCTCGCTCTGCAAGAGGAGGTGTTCATTTTCTCATCCCAGCCTCACTCACCCAAACGAGGGCAAGGCCAGGGTGATCAGGAGAAGATGGAGATGGGAGATGACCAGGTTCAGAGCAAGAGTGGGAGGCGGTATGAGGCCCAGCCTGAAGATGATTTTATTGGCAGTGAAAGTGATGAG gaTGAGAGCTACACCATGTTCCAGCAACAAAGAACTAGTGCCGAGTCCAGCCCTGCTACTCCCAGAACTCCTGATACAACTTCAAATGTGCAACATCAAGTCCATCCTAAATCTCAAACCATGGACCAAACATCACAAAAAGAGCTTAGTCCAGCTACCACCAGTATTCATACTCACTCTCCACCCAGTGGGAGAGCGGAACTTGCTGGGATCATCCCCACACGctgcctctcacccagtgtGACACCCAGCAGACAGGAATACAAGTGTGGCCCACGTGAATCAGAGGTACTGAGCCAGGTTCTGGACGGGAACAGCAGTGTAACGCTTTCTAGGCGACTCCTGCAAGAAGTCAAATTGAATGACTCCCCACAGCACAAG gaaagaggagacGAGACACTGAAGCCTGTTGATTCCAGCCTTTACGACTTACACCTGCTTGGCAGTCTGAGGATGGATGGGGATGACGATGAGGAGCTCCGAATGCTGGCAAGCCTAAAaagggagcaggaggaagatgagtgTAGAGCCTCGGGCCTCAGTGCATCTCAGATCCACCAGTGTAATGTCAGCATCAGTATGAGCAGCGACGACACCTCTACTTGGACCCACATCTCTATG CCAGCTAATCAGGGTCACCACTATCAGAATGAAATGAACCCCCTCCTACACTCAAACCCCAG GGAGTGGATGGATGTGCTCAGCCCTCCTATTATACCTCCCAGGCAGCGGAGAAGGTCAGGGAACACACGAAACAATCGGGAAAATCTAGTCGGAGGTACAGTAACCTTAATTTTATTCCTTTTGCCTCCGGACACCCTTTTGTGTCCTTTGAAGTCAGGGAGATGGCAAACAATCCAGAGCTTTAACATCAACCACACTAAT AATGAAGAGGAGAGCGAGGATGAATATTTGAATCTGCTCTATGATCCTTGCCTGAAATGCTACTTCGATCCAAAGACGGGGAAGTACTATGAACTAGCTTGA
- the cfap20dc gene encoding uncharacterized protein C3orf67 homolog isoform X2: MFRNNYQGGAVVEIFSGQGKDPVAKWKLCGGPSAIYKEYNKEVKGFVYCLEGSSQTVKMQMPENGKMSLGLLQRFLVLQVNIPQCKDFSIELVITDSEHLKRRLHLSTVHRELTSTLLHAKIPFVGLKRNIWSALCIDLASFTAELFKGFLTLDGITLFATCKVRRIFTMKTEPTGMSDDDMFLSGAALMDLIPRSCQFPPDVNHVTQMLNMENLQKADMKTGLVNSDCVPDQSGTARSTSYRQTRAQGVLYTASGSRVLGPPPQTGRKSSTVSGGMDSVLFISNTGSSFSRMNQKVSAESQSISKLSENLSHGQPSFSLHEGTPGKLQPHPPTDKQGSKKLQVLSAGRERLASSDEHSFSLAKESSRAAPTPAESLSSSIRPGLSSDLQVWSSWESNEGSEPQLALQEEVFIFSSQPHSPKRGQGQGDQEKMEMGDDQVQSKSGRRYEAQPEDDFIGSESDEDESYTMFQQQRTSAESSPATPRTPDTTSNVQHQVHPKSQTMDQTSQKELSPATTSIHTHSPPSGRAELAGIIPTRCLSPSVTPSRQEYKCGPRESEVLSQVLDGNSSVTLSRRLLQEVKLNDSPQHKERGDETLKPVDSSLYDLHLLGSLRMDGDDDEELRMLASLKREQEEDECRASGLSASQIHQCNVSISMSSDDTSTWTHISMPANQGHHYQNEMNPLLHSNPREWMDVLSPPIIPPRQRRRSGNTRNNRENLVGGGDEPVNEEESEDEYLNLLYDPCLKCYFDPKTGKYYELA, from the exons ATGTTCAGGAATAATTATCAG GGTGGTGCTGTGGTTGAGATCTTCAGCGGACAGGGAAAAGACCCTGTAGCAAAATGGAAACTCTGCGGAGGGCCGTCAGCCATATACAAG gagtatAATAAAGAAGTTAAAGGATTTGTTTACTGTCTGGAGGGAAGCAGCCAGACAGTCAAGATGCAAATGCCAGAGAATGGGAAAATGTCTC TTGGGCTTCTCCAAAGATTCTTGGTCCTTCAAGTGAATATTCCTCAGTGCAAAGATTTTTCCATTGAGCTTGT GATAACTGATTCAGAGCACTTGAAAAGAAGACTTCACTTGTCAACGGTGCATAGAGAGCTGACTTCCACACTTTTACATGCAAAGATACCTTTTGTGGGACTGAAACGAAATATT TGGTCTGCTTTGTGCATCGACCTTGCATCATTCACTGCTGAACTGTTCAAGGGATTTTTGACTCTGGATGGCATCACTTTGTTTGCTACTTGTAAAGTCCGCAGAATCTTCACCATGAAAACAGAGCCTACAGGAATGTCAGATGACG ATATGTTTCTCAGTGGAGCTGCTCTCATGGACTTGATCCCTCGCAGCTGCCAGTTCCCACCAGATGTAAACCATGTAACTCAGATGCTGAACATGGAGAATTTGCAGAAGGCAGATATGAAGACTGGCCTTGTGAATTCTGACTGTG TTCCTGATCAGTCTGGCACTGCCAGATCAACCAGCTATCGGCAAACCAGGGCCCAAGGTGTTTTATACACAGCCTCAGGCTCCAGGGTTTTAGGACCACCTCCTCAGACTGGAAGAAAAAGCAGTACGGTCTCAGGTGGAATGGATAGTGTACTCTTTATCTCAAATACG GGATCCTCATTCAGTAGAATGAACCAAAAAGTTTCTGCGGAAAGTCAGAGCATTTCCAAGCTGAGTGAGAATTTATCACATGGACAGCCTTCATTCAGTCTTCATGAAG GAACACCTGGCAAGTTACAGCCACATCCCCCAACAGACAAGCAGGGATCAAAGAAGCTACAGGTCCTCAGTGCTGGAAGAGAAAGGCTAGCATCGTCAG ATGAGCATAGCTTCAGTCTCGCAAAGGAAAGTTCCAGAGCCGCTCCCACCCCTGCAGAGTCTCTCTCCAGCTCGATCCGGCCTGGTTTGTCTTCTGACCTACAGGTCTGGAGCAGCTGGGAGAGTAATGAGGGGTCCGAGCCCCAGCTCGCTCTGCAAGAGGAGGTGTTCATTTTCTCATCCCAGCCTCACTCACCCAAACGAGGGCAAGGCCAGGGTGATCAGGAGAAGATGGAGATGGGAGATGACCAGGTTCAGAGCAAGAGTGGGAGGCGGTATGAGGCCCAGCCTGAAGATGATTTTATTGGCAGTGAAAGTGATGAG gaTGAGAGCTACACCATGTTCCAGCAACAAAGAACTAGTGCCGAGTCCAGCCCTGCTACTCCCAGAACTCCTGATACAACTTCAAATGTGCAACATCAAGTCCATCCTAAATCTCAAACCATGGACCAAACATCACAAAAAGAGCTTAGTCCAGCTACCACCAGTATTCATACTCACTCTCCACCCAGTGGGAGAGCGGAACTTGCTGGGATCATCCCCACACGctgcctctcacccagtgtGACACCCAGCAGACAGGAATACAAGTGTGGCCCACGTGAATCAGAGGTACTGAGCCAGGTTCTGGACGGGAACAGCAGTGTAACGCTTTCTAGGCGACTCCTGCAAGAAGTCAAATTGAATGACTCCCCACAGCACAAG gaaagaggagacGAGACACTGAAGCCTGTTGATTCCAGCCTTTACGACTTACACCTGCTTGGCAGTCTGAGGATGGATGGGGATGACGATGAGGAGCTCCGAATGCTGGCAAGCCTAAAaagggagcaggaggaagatgagtgTAGAGCCTCGGGCCTCAGTGCATCTCAGATCCACCAGTGTAATGTCAGCATCAGTATGAGCAGCGACGACACCTCTACTTGGACCCACATCTCTATG CCAGCTAATCAGGGTCACCACTATCAGAATGAAATGAACCCCCTCCTACACTCAAACCCCAG GGAGTGGATGGATGTGCTCAGCCCTCCTATTATACCTCCCAGGCAGCGGAGAAGGTCAGGGAACACACGAAACAATCGGGAAAATCTAGTCGGAG GAGGGGATGAGCCTGTGAATGAAGAGGAGAGCGAGGATGAATATTTGAATCTGCTCTATGATCCTTGCCTGAAATGCTACTTCGATCCAAAGACGGGGAAGTACTATGAACTAGCTTGA